GAAGAACATCCATTTCAAAAAGATTGATTTATGATTCTTTTATTAACACACACAGGAGGGGCTTTGGTCATGTgaacaaaaaatttattttttaaaaaaggctttttAGGTCTTTGTTTTTCAAGGCAAATTAATACTTACTATACGTTTGACTTTGACCTCCAATCTGACAGGTCTACTACCCTGATGAACTGGAAGAGACTTTCCAGGCCCTGATaatgtcttttcctttctctggccTCTTAAAGCTCTTTGTAGACTGTCTCTTCAATGCCATTCTCTGATGTCCCTGTAATGTGTGAGGGTATTACAATAGTTCCTAATCAAACTGCCTTGTCATAAAAGGTCAGCTATGTTGTCTAAATCAACTCACCTGACAGGTTACACAATATATATCAGACAATGTGCCACAAAACATAGCTCTcctctttcatctcacagagaaactaaagttccaaaatatatacaaaaccaCCTTCCATCTCCAACTGTCTTCTCGTTCTTTCCAGCTTTATGCAAAGCAGTCTCATTAATACATTCTTCACCAGGCTCAACCAGGCAGCGTAGTGTCTTCCACTGCACCTCTAAAGTTGGAAGATTCTGATCCCAAGTCTTGACGTGTTCCAAAAAACGATCAGGTCACAAAGGTAACAGCAAAATACAAGGCCATGCCCAACATTTCAAAAACACAGCGAAGTAACAAGAATAAACGTGACCACGAAAACAACTTAATTAAGCCCCATTTCTCTTATGAAAGTATTTCTTCGGCAAAAGTTGTATTTCCAGAACCAAACACATTTGATGATCTAAATCCATATCGAGGTCATCAATCACTGACCATAAGGGAGACTGTTACATGGGGGtaaaaaacttacaaaaacaaaacagagaaaatgacaagctgtttcagtttcctcaagGTGTCAGTTCATCCTTACCAGATGACTACAGTCCTCAGCTGTGAACCTAAAGCACAATTGGGAGAAATTTACCATGAAGACACTGACTCTCAAAGTTCCATATCttgatgttaaaaataaatgtgaaccaCCCAGAAGAATGCCACTTCTTGGAGACACGGTCCTCTGACATACCTGTCTCATAGAACAGTCTGGAAATTTCAGGTAATGGCCTCTGGCTttactctttatttctctttccctgcGTTCTCAGCCTGCGTTCCATTGTGCTCCACAGCCTAGGTCTTCTGTGGCTTTCCCCAAACTCCCTTAGTGCCTAGACAGGTCTACTTCCTGGCGACTGCCCTATTAGAACTGACTTATGTTTCACAAAAACAAACCCgaagttacttttatttttctctaattaccAGTGTGGGAGGGAGAGGCCACAAAAAAACGGTATACTAACACCTAACAAAACCAGCACGCATTCTTTCCTCTTGACCCCAACTTTGTTCCCAATGCTCAATTTTTGATGCGATAAAATGGGGGGTGCAGGCCTAGAACATAACTTTTTACAGGGCGCGGTTTAACCATGCTTAGGGCGACTACTGAGTTCCATCCAAGCTCCCGCTAGTTTCCGACCTTACCGGCGATCTCCACCTTCAAGAAGACTCGCTTCTCTCTATTCGCCAGACGAGCTCCACCAGCATCTCTGCCATCTTCGCAATCTCCTTGGCCTTCTCCTCAGCCTTCTCGCACAACTCCGACACTCTCTCATCGGCTTCGCCACTCGGGTGCTGCACGTGATTGAGGGCGCTCTCCTCCGAGGCCTCCACCTGCGTTTTGATCTGGATAAGCATATTGTCCATCTCCCACAGCTTGCTCCTGGTCCGCAGGTACGCCCGCCCGTGCTCGCGTATAAGAGACGCGATGTCCTCGCGCATCTCGTTGATGACCGGGAGCAGGAACTGCTCGAAATCCTCCTCCGGCTCCAGCACCTCCACTTCCTCAGGCGCTTCCACCTCGTCTATGTCCAGGGGCCGCATCTCCTCCTGCCGCTTCTTCAGTACCGCAGGAGGGGCGTTCTTCTTATCGGAACCCCCCAGGGACTGGAGATCAGCAGTTATTGCTGGAGGCTGAGCGACCCACACGCTTTGTCAATAGTACTCCcgaattatctttaatttttttcttccttttaattgtAAGCCTTTAGCTTTAAAACTCCGTGGGAAGAATCGCCGTGGATACACACAGCAAAGCGACCTGCGAAATGGAGTCGCAGCCGTCAACTCGCCCTCGGCCTTTTTGCGGCCCTTTCACGACAGAGCCGGGCCCCTTTACGGTCACGCCTTCGGCAAGACCCAGTAGCGGGAGCGCGCACGTAAAGGGGTCTCGGGCGCGCGCATGGCTATCCCCGTCAGCTTCCCGGCGCCCCGCCTTGCCCTCTTCTCTAATTTAGATTGGTGGCGGCAGGTTTGTTCGCGTCTTCCCCTAAAGCTTCCCTTCAGAGgggttttacttttattattatttttttaaagtaaaaatgaccCTCCCTTCCCCATATTTGAATTAGACTGGCTGGCGTTCACAGCGCTTACTATCTAAGCATGCAGAAGCTTGGATTAATTTATATGAATTCACTTAGCCCTCACAACGAACCTATAAGAGAAGTAAAAACCGGGCTGAAAGTCGTGATTTGAGCTCAAAGCAATGTGGGTCCACAGTCCCTGCTCAGTGTTCTAGAGTGGAACTCGTCCCTCTGTCCTCCCCACCCCTGGCTCATACTTTTGTTCTGGAGGGAATTTCTCTCGCTGCCTTGGGTGGTTCTGGTCCGTGGTTTTGGTCTCTCATCAGAGTCTGTAAGGTCCTCAAGGTAAAGGGCAACTTCTGTTTCAGTTCTGTCCCCCGCCCTTCCCGTCAGCCTGGCGTCAAGCAGGGCCTTAGAGAATGCTTTAGAGAGAGGAATTCTCTAGTACCTAAGTGCCTCTACCAGACTAGAGGCTGTTTGGGGACAGGTTCTGGTCTTGGTCACCTTTATGTCCCTCCACACACAAGACCTGAAAATGAGCAGGGACCTAGTAAATGTGGCTTTGATCGTCAATACGTTTTGATCACGAACCTAATGCCATTGTGGAATGGAAGAAGTCTATTGCTAGGCTTAGTCACCCAGTGCCACACTAGTAGTAATATGAGTGTGTGTAGATGGGGGATCCTTCTTACACAAGTGCCACAGATCAGAACTTCAGTTTTCCAGTCTGATAAAGACCAATGGCCCCAGCCTGAATATCTGTCAGTGGGAAGAGCGATTTGTAAGATGACGTGTGCGAAACAGTTTTGCAAACACCAACATTCTAGCAGATGTTCATCAAAAGAACATTAAGAGGGAAAGAGCAAGGCACCGTGAAAAAAGATATTTGACTCATGCAGAATATATTGAGAACTCCTACAGAtcaagaaggaaaagacaaaattttaaaacaggcaaaagacatAGCTGGCACTTAACAAAAGAGAAtatccaaatggccaacaagtatatgaagaGGTTTTCGACTTCATGATTCAACGGGGAAATGCAGATTAGAAAGCACAATGAGGAAGCACTGTACATCCACTAGaattactaaaatttaaaatacaataccaAGTATTGGGGAAGATgtggaacaactggaactctTATACATTCTTGATGGATGTCTTAGTCTAGTCTGAacaccataacaaaatactatagactgggtggcttaaacacagacatttatcttctcacagttctagaggccagaagtccatgATTAACGTGCCAGCAAACTTTGTTTCTGgaggtgagggctctcttcctgaaCTGCAGATGGCCGCCTTCCTGCTGCAGTCCTCACATGATCTCTTCTTTGTGCATGCAGTGTTGTGGGGTACAGGAAGGAGTGctctcttgtgtctcttcttataagaacatgaAGCTATAGGATCATGCCCCCACTTGTATGACCTTATTTAACCTTACTTACTGCTTTACTCCAAGTACAGCcgcactgggggttagggcttcaacataaaaATATTGGGGGACACATATATTCAGCCCATAAAAATGGGAATGTAAGTTGTTAacaataattttggaaaactatttggcaGTATCTACCAAGATTAAACATATACCAATCCTATGTTCTAGCAAATTGACACCTTGTTATACACTTAAGAGAGTTTGAATGCAattgtttataaaaatacatatacaagaatattcacagcagctttattataatagccccaaagttaaaacaacccaaatattcatcaacaggagaataaataaataaaatgaataaatggtaGCATATTCCTTCAATAGTTTATTACTGCATAACCAGTTACCCCAACATTTAgcagctttaaaatatttattatctgtcatAGTGCATTtaggctgctctaacaaaataccataaggTGGCCagcttctcacagttctggaatgggaagtccaagatcaaagtgctagTAGATTCTGTCTGGTGAGAGCTAGTAATTTGGTTCATAAATGgttccttcttgctgtgtcctcagagGATGAAGGAGCAAGGGGTCTCTCTTATacgtctttttgttttgttttgttttgttttggagatggagtttcactcctgttgcccaggctggagtgcaatgatgcagtctcggctcactgaaacctctgcctccagcgttcaggcgattctcctgcctcagcctcctaagtagctgggattacaggtgcctgccaccatgcccggctaatttttgtattattagtagagatggggtttcaccatgttggccaagcttgtctcaaactcctgacctcaggtgatccacctgccccagcctcccaaagtgctgggattacaggcgtgagccgccgcacccagccctCTTATACTACTtatagacaaagtcttgctctttttgcacaggctaaagtgcagtggaatgagcatagctcactgcctcaaactcctgagctcaagtgatcctccagcctccacctcctgagtagctgggactacaggcacatggcaccacacccagcttaaacaaaaaatttttttgtagagacgggggtcttgctatgttgcccaggctagtctcaaactcctagcctcaaacaattctcctgcctcttcctcccaaagtgttgagattacaagcatgagccactgcagctggccttaTATCCTTTATAAGGGTACTAGTcgcattcatgagggctctgaccCCATGACCagatcacttcccaaaggcccagTTTCCTAATACCAGCACTGTGTTGagctgttctcacattgctataaaggaatatctgagactgggtaatttatgaagaacaaaGGCTTAATTGGCTaagggttctgcaggctgtacaggaagcatggtgctggcatctgcttggcttctggggaggcttcaggaaactcataatcatggcagaaggcaaagggagagcaggcatgtcacatgaccaaagcaggagcaagaggtgggaggaggtgccacacacattaaatgactagatctcacgagaactcactaaTCACAGGAGCAGTacaaaggggatggtgctaaaccatgagaaatctgtccccatgatccagtcaacTACCAGCAGGCTCcagctccaacactggggattacatttcaacatgagatttgggtgggacattcaaaccatatcaatcacctTGTGGGGTAGAATTTAAACATATGAATTGGGATatgaggacacaaacattcaaaccatagcattatCTTACGTAGTTTCAGTTTAGTATCTTAcatgaggttacagtgaacctaTCAGCTGGGGTTGCAGTCATATCCAAGTTCGAATGAGGCTGGAGcatccacttccaagatggcttaCTCATGTGGTTGTTGGAAAGAGGCTGTTTTTCTCTAGCTGTTGGTCTCAGCTCTTTGCTATATGGGCTTCTCCATGGAGCTGCCCACAACAAGGCAGCTGGTTTCCCCAGAGCAAGTGGTTTGTGAACCCCCAATATCTGAGACatgtctcagttaatttagaaagtttattttgtcaaggttgaggatgtgcgcccgtgacacagcctcaggaggtcctgatgacatgtgtccaaggtggtcagagcacagcttggttttatacattttagggagacatgagacgtcaatcaacatatgtaagaggAACGATGGAttggtccagaaaggtgagaCATCTCAAAGCAAAGGCAAGACAACtcgaagtggggagggggcttccaggtcttgggtagataagagaaaaatggttgcattcttttgagtttctttctttctttttttttgagatggagtctcaccctgtcgcccaggctggagtgtagtggcatgatctcggctcactgcaacctcctcctcccaggttcaagcaattctcctgcttcagcctcccgagtagctgggattacaggtgtgtaccaccacgactggctaaatttttgtatttttattagagacagggtttcaccatgttggccaggctggtcttgaactcctgatctcaaatgatccacccaccttagcctcccaaagtgttggggttacaggcgtaagccaccgtgcccagtcattttgagtttctgattcacctctccaaaggaggcaatcagatatgcatttatctcagtgagcagaggagtgGCCATGAATAGAATGtgaggcaggtttgccctgagcAGTTTCCAACTTGACTTTTCTTTTAGCTTAGTGATTGTAAgaccccaagatttattttcctttctcaggTTGGAGGGAAAGAGATGCCACACTACTTTTTATGAACTAATGTCCAAATCATACAACATCACTTCTGTCTTCTTCAGTTTATTATGAGCAAGTGAAGTCACTAAGTCCAGTACATACTCAACAAGAGGGAATACACAAGAGTGAGAATACCAGGAGGAAGAAACCACTGGGAGTCATCTTGAAGGCTGGCTAGCAATCACAGTTTGTCCTCTGACTACCAATTCTTCATGCCATTTTAACGTGCTAACCACACTCCCCTCCATCCAAGGTCCCcaaaagttacatttttaaaaatctcatgtaGTTTTAAGTATTACTATCCTATTGTCACATCAGCTTTAAGTCCAGAATTTTGTCTTCTAAATTAGATCAGATGTAGATGAAGCTTTCTGAGCGTAGTTCCTTAAATTCAGCTCTTAGAGTACAATTCTTCTTGATCTGTAGACTTTTGAAGCTAGGGAGACAAGGTCTCCACCCCCATGCCTCGAATACACAATTGTGGGGCCAGCACAGGATAATCACTACAGACCTGTTCCGCTACCACTACCACTAGATAGCCACTACCACTCCTGTTCAAAAAGGGGGAAATTGGAAGTACAAACAAGTTACCAGTCCATGGTAACTCTGCCATCCAGTCTCAAGGTCTAGGACTCCATGACTCCCAGTTCCACCATCTGGGCTCCTGgttatacttcctttttcatgaaATGTACCATGTGTTTGCTAATGAGTCTTTTTCTAAGTCTGATTCCTGCTTGTAGAAGTTTGGAGAGAGGGGATCCAAAACCCTTTCCCTTCCAGTCCAGTCTGCAATGTTTGTGTCAATATAATTACCTTTAAAAAACTTCATAGGTCTCCTGTGAATCTCATCAGGGTTCACTCCGTTAGACAAAAGTGCAACCTACAAATCCCTTTGAGATAAGTCCATCTCTATCTATTTTGGGGTTCTGCTAGTACTGAGGAACAAGCCTTAAGCCTTCTGGAGGCCCTGTGGTTTGATTGATGGACTCTGTGAGACACACCATTAATCTCTTTAAGGAGCTGTTAGTCTAAGTGAATGGCATCCTGAGGCACAATCTTTGCTTTTTATGAGATTTTAAAGGATTTTACCGTCAAATCTCAacttcatctttgttttcttctggcaGTACCCTGGATTTGATATTTGCTTGGAAAGTATTACTATTTCGTAGTTTTACACCATTTGCAATCAGACGAAGCTGAGGACTTTAAAAATCATCCAAAGTAGTCAAGGTGCGTCCCTTTTGTGTTTCGTCttgtttatctcatttattttactataaacagaaaaaagaaatgaaagacagaaGGGAGACTTTCATGGGTGTTGGACATGTCCTAATAGTTGGTCTGGATAGAATATGCATGGTTGTATGGATGTGTACAAAGTCATCAATgtgcacatttaaaatatatgcactGTGTTGTATTCCTGCTACACCttcgctaaaaaaaaaaaaaaaaaagttgaatgtgAGCGCGGGCGTGAGAAAACCGCAGCGCGCATGCGTGAGCGTGAACGCGCTGGGAGGCCGGAAACAAAGGTGGGTGCGCGTGCACAGACGCGCTCTCAGGCCGCCGGAAGCAAAGGCGTGAgcgcgcgtgcgtgcgtgtgcgtgAGCGTGAGCGCGCGGAGGTCGGAAGTGGGGGCTGCATAGCGAGGTGGTAGCTATGGAGGGTAGCTCCTCAGATAGCGGAGCGCCGCCAGAGGGGCTGGCGGAAGAGGCCGAGCCTCAGGGCGCCGCCTGGAGCGGGGACAGTGGCACTGTGTCCCAGAGCCACAGCAGCGCCTCGGGGCCGTGGGAGGATGAGGGCGCGGAGGACGGTGCGCCGGGCCGCGACCTGCCGCTGCTTCGCCGCGCCGCTGCGGGCTACGCCGCCTGCCTGCTGCCCGGGGCCGAGGCG
The window above is part of the Chlorocebus sabaeus isolate Y175 chromosome 27, mChlSab1.0.hap1, whole genome shotgun sequence genome. Proteins encoded here:
- the MRFAP1L1 gene encoding MORF4 family-associated protein 1-like 1, translated to MRPLDIDEVEAPEEVEVLEPEEDFEQFLLPVINEMREDIASLIREHGRAYLRTRSKLWEMDNMLIQIKTQVEASEESALNHVQHPSGEADERVSELCEKAEEKAKEIAKMAEMLVELVWRIERSESS